In the Calonectris borealis chromosome 11, bCalBor7.hap1.2, whole genome shotgun sequence genome, one interval contains:
- the FAM174B gene encoding membrane protein FAM174B, producing the protein MRSAAPLLLLSACLLLLPLLLPAAPGAHGSQEPAAGPAAAVLNGSRLPAEPAGAPGNHSGAQLSPVPALLRDLSALKAAVIGACALTAALIACLLLRVFRSGKRIKKTRKYDIITTPAERVEMAPLNEEDDEDEDSTVFDVKYR; encoded by the exons ATGCGCTCCgccgccccgctgctgctgctctcggcctgcctgctgctgctgccgctgctgctgccggccgCGCCCGGCGCCCACGGCAGCCAGGAgccggcggcgggcccggcggcggcggtgctGAACGGCAGCCGCCTGCCCGCCGAGCCGGCCGGCGCGCCCGGTAACCACAGCGGGGCCCAGCTCAGCCCCGTGCCCGCGCTGCTCCGTGACCTCTCCGCGCTGAAGGCCGCCGTCATCGGGGCCTGCGCCCTCACGGCCGCGCTCATCGCCTGCCTCCTGCTCCGCGTCTTCAG GTCTGGCAAGAGGATTAAGAAGACCAGGAAGTACGACATAATCACCACTCCAGCCGAGCGGGTAGAAATGGCTCCTCTGAATGAAGAAGACGATGAGGACGAAGACTCAACAGTGTTTGATGTGAAATACAG